In Kineococcus rhizosphaerae, the genomic stretch GGCCCGCGGCGGCGACGTCGGTGAAGAAGTGCGGTGCCCCCACGGTGGTCGGCCGGGTGCGGCCGCGCGCAGGGGTCTCCATGAACACGCCGGGGGCGGCCTCGGTCATGCCGTAGCCCTGGACGACGTCGATCCCCCGCTCGCGCCAGGCCCGGGCCACGCGCTCGGTCACGGGCGAGCCGCCGTAGACGACGGTGCGCAGCGTCGACAGGTCCGCCGCGGGCCACGCCGGGTGGTCGGCCACCATCTGCAGCATCGTCGGCACGCAGGAGAAGCTCGTCGCCCGGTGCGCGACGACCGCCTCCAGCAGGCCGCCGGCGTCGAACCGGGGCAGGACCTCCAGGCGCCCGCCCTTGAGCAGCGTGGGCAGCGAGACCATCCCCAGCCCCACGGCGTGGAACAGCGGGGCCGTGCACAGCGCCCGCTCGTCGTGCGTGAAGTCCAGGTGCGCCAGCTGGTTCACGGTGTTCCAGGTGAGGTTCCCGTGGGTCAGGACCGCGGCCTTGGGGCGGCCCGTGGTGCCCGAGGTGTAGAGCAGCACGGCCGGGTCGTCCAGGTCCGCGCCGAGGTCGCCGCTCGGCGGACCGGCCGCGTCCAGGAGGTCCGCGAGCGTCCCGGCGGGGTTCGCCGCCGCCGGGTGCAGGGCCAGGGTGTGCCGCAGCGGGGTGTCCTCGGCGCGCAGGTCGGCGGCGACCGCCTCGACCCCGGCACCGACGACGAGCACCTCGGTCCCGGAGTCGCGCAGCTGGAACGCCAGTTCCCGGGCGACCAGCCGCACGTTGAGCGGCACGAACAGCGCTCCCAGCCGGCCGCAGGCGAAGAGGAGCTCGAAGGCGTCGACGTCGTTGAGACCCAGGAACGCGACGCGGTCACCGCGGGCCACGCCCAGGGAGCGCAGCCCGGCCGCGAGCCGGTCGGTGCGGTCGGCGAGCTCGGCGTAGGTGCGGGTGCGGGTGCCCTGGCCGAGCGCCACGACGTGGGGGTCGATGCGGGCGCGGCGCCACGGCCAGGAGCCGAGCCCGCGATCCGGGGAGAGGTCGGTGGAGGGGGGCACCGGGGGGTCGGCGGGGAGGTCCGGGGTGGTCACTGCTCGCTCCTGCCACGTCATCGGGGAGTCGTCCGAGGAGGCCACGGGTGGCCGCGGCCCAGTGTGAGTCAACGACAGGAAACCTGTCAATGACGTACCTCGTGACCCGCCGGACGAGCGAGCGCGCACGATCGCTGCAGCCATCGGCCGACACGCCGGGGCGGACGGCTCGGCAGCCGGGGTGTCGTGTCGTGGCCGCATCGATCGTGCACGGCGGCAGCGCCGCACCCGCCGCCTCGACCCCGGGGCCGCCTCACCCCAGGCGCCGCGTCGGCCACCGCGCCTGGTCCGCCGCCAGCAACGCCGGGTCGCGCGGCGGCGCGACCTCCTCCAGGACCTCCAGCCGCGTGATCCGCTCGATGCGGAACCCGCGGATCGCCTCCCGCAGCCGGCACCACCCCACGAGCAGCCACGCGTCGCCCCCGCGCAGCAGACCCATCGACTCCACGTCCCGGACGGTGCCGGCGGCCGGGTCCGGGCCACCGTCCACTCCCTCGCCCAGGTAGGTGATCCGGACCACGCGCCGGGCGGCGATCACGTCCGCGAGCACGCCGAGCGGCACGGCGCCGTCCGCCGGGGCGGCGGCGTCGATGACCTGCATCCGGCCGAGCAGCTCCTGCACGGGCCCGCGGTGCCGCTCGTCCACGACCGCGGAGATCTTGGCGTGGGCGCGGCGGGCGGCGGAGCGGTACGGCGAGGAGTCGAGCAGCGCGAGCCCGGCGAGCACCGCCAACGACTCCGCGGCGGTCAGGTTCAGCGGCGGCAGCGAGTACTCGGGCAGGATCGAGTAGCCGCCGCTCGCCCCGTGGTCGGCGTAGATCGGGACCCCGGCGAGCTGCAGCGACCTGACGTCGCGCTCGACGGTGCGGGTGGACACCCCGAACTCGCGGGCGAGGCGGGCGGCCGACCACGGCCGGCGCGCGGCGCGGAGCAGATCGACGAGGGCGTACTGGCGCTCGGTGCGCTTCACGTCGGCAGCCTCGCAGGTGCCCCCGCGCTCCCCCGGCGCACCTCAGCTGCGCATGCTGCGCTGCCCGCCGACGGACCAGACCCGCCGGACGCGGCCGTCGGGGTCGAAGTCGAACACGTCGACGCCGCCGGCCCGGGTGCCGCCCGCCTCCACGTCCCACAGCAGGCGGCCGTGCTCGCCGTCGATCGCATCGGCGACGGCGGTGAAGACGACGCCCGGGTTCTGCCCGTGCCACCAGTCGAGGTAGCGGGCGAAGTCCTCGGCGGTGCGGATGTCGTCGGCGGGGGTCGACCCGTCGGGCTCGGTCACGGCGAAGTGGATCCGGAAGTCGTCGGCGCAGATGCGGCGCGCGATGTCCCCGTCGGTGTTCCACATGGTCAGCCACGCGTCGAGCGAGCGCCGGGCCGTGGTGCCGGTCGGGGTGCTGGCCGGGGTGCTGGTCGGGGTCGTGGAGCGGGTGTCCTCGGTCATGGCCCCACCCTCGGACGCCCGCGCGACAACGGTGTGTCGGTGTTCGCGGCACCCGCACCCAGGTCCGCGCGCCCCGGCTCAGAGGGCGCGCGCACCCCGCCCCAGGTCGACCGACTGCACGACGGCCTTCCCCGCGGTGACGGTGATCGCGCCGCCCTGGAAGTCCTGCACCACGGACCCGGCGACGGTGCGCGCCCCGGAGACGGGGTAGCCGAGCCGGCCGGTCTCCCAGCCCTGCGCGGCCCAGCGGTCGCGGACGGCGGCCGGCACGACGTGGGTCCCCGACGCGGGCGAGGAGTAGACCGACCCGCCCGTGAAGTGCTGGCCGACCCCGCCCCCGGCGAGGCCGCCGAACTGCTCCGAGCTCGGGTACCCCAGGGCGCCGTCCTCCCAGCCCTGGCCCTGCCACGCGGCGCGCACGGCCCCGGCGACGACGTGCGTCCCGGCGGCGCCGGAGTAGACCGACCCGTTCTGGAAGTGCGCGAAGGAACCGGCCCGCAGCGCGGTCACCGAGGTCGTGGGGAACCCGAGGGGACCGTTCTCCCAGCCCGTGGCCCCGTACGCCGCGAGCACGGCACCGGACAGGGCCTGCGCGCCCGTGGCCGGGGACCAGTAGACGATCCCGCCCTGGAAGCGTTGCGCGACACCGCCCTTCACGGCGAACTCGGCACCCGTGGGGTACCCGAGGGTGCCGTTCTCCCAGCCCAGGGACGCCCAGCGGTCGCGGATGGCGCCGCGGACGACGGCCGCGCCGGTGCTCGCGCTCCAGTAGACCGAGCCGCCGGCGAAGTGCTGGCCGTACCCGCCGGCGCGCAGCGGGCCGATCTCGGTGGCCATCGGCAGCCCGAGGTACCCGGAGTTGGCGCCCGCGGCCGTGTAGGACTGCAGGATGGCGCCCTTGACGGGGATCCCCACGAAGCTGCGGGAGCCGTCGGCGTTGGCCGCCACGAGCGCCGTGCGGCGCGGGGAGCCGAAGTCGGCGACCCAGTAGGAGCGCCACACCGTCCGGCCCCCGGACCACAGCGTCGTGTAGACGAGCCCGATGCCGACGCCGGTGTACTGCGGGTCCAGCAGGACGGCCTTGTGCGGCGCGGAGTTCATCCACGTCTGGACGGCGAGGACGCCGTTCTCCAGGCCGTGGGTGTCGGCGTTGCCCATGTCGGCGGTGGCGACGATCTCGCCCCAGCGCGGGAAGTCGGACAGCAGGGTGGACAGGTTCGGGTTGTGCTTCATGCCGTCGCCCTGCCCGAGCACGTCGGCCCAGTCCTGGGCGACGCGCTCGAGGGTGGGGTCGAGGGTGACCGGCGGTGCGCCGACCTTCGCGCGCTCGGCGTTGAGGCCGTCGAGGATCTGCCGCTCCTGCGTCGCGGCGGGCACGACGGGCTGCAGCACCTGGGCGGCGGCCGCGGCCGGGGCGGCCGTCGCCACGCCGACGGCGCCGGCGCACGGGAGCGCGACGAGCGCGGCCAGCAGCGGGGCCAGGAGGCGGGTGCGGGTCGTGGTCACCCCAGAGGGATCGTCGCGGCGGACGGGTGAGGACAGAGCCCACCCGGGGGGCCCCGACCGGCCGCACCCGGGTGACCGTGGGTCACCGACCGGGGGGACGCGCAGGGCCGGGAGGAGGGGGTCGGGGCAGTAGAATGCGACCTCTGAGGACAGCCTCCCCCGGTCGTGGAACCGGG encodes the following:
- a CDS encoding CAP domain-containing protein, yielding MTTTRTRLLAPLLAALVALPCAGAVGVATAAPAAAAAQVLQPVVPAATQERQILDGLNAERAKVGAPPVTLDPTLERVAQDWADVLGQGDGMKHNPNLSTLLSDFPRWGEIVATADMGNADTHGLENGVLAVQTWMNSAPHKAVLLDPQYTGVGIGLVYTTLWSGGRTVWRSYWVADFGSPRRTALVAANADGSRSFVGIPVKGAILQSYTAAGANSGYLGLPMATEIGPLRAGGYGQHFAGGSVYWSASTGAAVVRGAIRDRWASLGWENGTLGYPTGAEFAVKGGVAQRFQGGIVYWSPATGAQALSGAVLAAYGATGWENGPLGFPTTSVTALRAGSFAHFQNGSVYSGAAGTHVVAGAVRAAWQGQGWEDGALGYPSSEQFGGLAGGGVGQHFTGGSVYSSPASGTHVVPAAVRDRWAAQGWETGRLGYPVSGARTVAGSVVQDFQGGAITVTAGKAVVQSVDLGRGARAL
- a CDS encoding nuclear transport factor 2 family protein: MTEDTRSTTPTSTPASTPTGTTARRSLDAWLTMWNTDGDIARRICADDFRIHFAVTEPDGSTPADDIRTAEDFARYLDWWHGQNPGVVFTAVADAIDGEHGRLLWDVEAGGTRAGGVDVFDFDPDGRVRRVWSVGGQRSMRS
- a CDS encoding helix-turn-helix transcriptional regulator encodes the protein MKRTERQYALVDLLRAARRPWSAARLAREFGVSTRTVERDVRSLQLAGVPIYADHGASGGYSILPEYSLPPLNLTAAESLAVLAGLALLDSSPYRSAARRAHAKISAVVDERHRGPVQELLGRMQVIDAAAPADGAVPLGVLADVIAARRVVRITYLGEGVDGGPDPAAGTVRDVESMGLLRGGDAWLLVGWCRLREAIRGFRIERITRLEVLEEVAPPRDPALLAADQARWPTRRLG
- a CDS encoding acyl-CoA synthetase; the encoded protein is MTTPDLPADPPVPPSTDLSPDRGLGSWPWRRARIDPHVVALGQGTRTRTYAELADRTDRLAAGLRSLGVARGDRVAFLGLNDVDAFELLFACGRLGALFVPLNVRLVARELAFQLRDSGTEVLVVGAGVEAVAADLRAEDTPLRHTLALHPAAANPAGTLADLLDAAGPPSGDLGADLDDPAVLLYTSGTTGRPKAAVLTHGNLTWNTVNQLAHLDFTHDERALCTAPLFHAVGLGMVSLPTLLKGGRLEVLPRFDAGGLLEAVVAHRATSFSCVPTMLQMVADHPAWPAADLSTLRTVVYGGSPVTERVARAWRERGIDVVQGYGMTEAAPGVFMETPARGRTRPTTVGAPHFFTDVAAAGPDGAPVALTRASTPAELLVRGPNVFQGYWGRPADTAAATVDGWYRTGDVVDVSGDVTGDVTGDGEDRVRVVDRLKDLFISGGENVYPAEVEAVIAGLPGVATVALVPVPDERWGEVGAAYVTALDGHDLDPEELRERLRGRVAAYKIPRWVFRVDELPVGGSGKIRRADLRRQAAEDVARRVAAATGGVA